A window of the Butyricimonas faecalis genome harbors these coding sequences:
- a CDS encoding DUF4326 domain-containing protein, translated as MADNRKHTRVVNIRKEAYDVYIGRAGKGQDGYFGNPFRLKQDMIRGGTLAGFREYFYRRLVNDAEYRRRVHELQGKTLGCFCKPHPCHGDIIKEYLDRMAGRGEDIEIGTIFYKGKAYPSREITTGMETYTISVEELGHELENDMRNLLDEAVEQDENIRYYCTNEELCTFPDREMDKIIYG; from the coding sequence ATGGCAGATAACAGAAAACATACAAGAGTAGTGAATATCCGTAAGGAGGCATACGATGTGTATATCGGTCGTGCCGGTAAAGGGCAAGACGGGTATTTCGGTAATCCGTTCAGGCTGAAGCAGGACATGATCCGGGGCGGGACACTGGCCGGATTCCGCGAATATTTTTACAGGAGGCTGGTGAACGATGCGGAATACAGGCGCAGGGTTCATGAGTTGCAGGGAAAGACTCTGGGATGCTTCTGTAAACCGCATCCGTGTCATGGGGATATTATCAAGGAATACCTTGACAGGATGGCCGGGCGTGGCGAAGACATAGAGATCGGTACAATTTTCTACAAAGGCAAGGCATACCCGTCGCGTGAGATTACGACCGGCATGGAAACCTATACGATATCGGTGGAGGAGCTGGGACATGAACTGGAAAATGACATGCGAAACCTTTTGGACGAAGCTGTCGAACAGGACGAGAATATCCGTTACTATTGTACCAACGAAGAATTATGCACGTTTCCCGATAGGGAAATGGATAAGATTATATACGGATAG
- a CDS encoding DUF6926 domain-containing protein, with product MNGNNSKTLVWDNIPEWAIFALEYGTREELFLSDEDKKMITKFIAENFPNGYTMSVDWESYKEFDTNPAFGKACKTYKVTFITES from the coding sequence ATGAATGGCAATAACAGCAAGACGCTCGTTTGGGACAACATTCCCGAATGGGCGATTTTTGCATTGGAGTACGGCACCCGGGAGGAACTGTTCCTGTCTGATGAGGACAAGAAAATGATAACCAAGTTCATCGCCGAAAACTTTCCGAACGGCTACACCATGTCGGTGGATTGGGAGTCATACAAGGAATTTGACACCAATCCCGCTTTCGGGAAAGCATGTAAGACCTACAAGGTCACTTTCATAACGGAATCATAA